From a single Bacillus pumilus genomic region:
- the speE gene encoding spermidine synthase, protein MSELWYTEKQTKNFGITLKVNKTLHTEQTDFQHLEMVETEEFGNMLFLDGMVMTSEKDEFVYHEMVAHVPLFTHPNPENVLVVGGGDGGVIREILKHPSVKKATLVDIDGKVIEYSKKFLPSIAGKLDDPRVDVKVGDGFMHIAEADNEYDVIMVDSTEPVGPAVNLFSKGFYAGISKALKEDGIFVAQTDNPWFTPELITNVQRDVKEIFPITKLYTANIPTYPSGLWTFTIGSKKYDPLAVEDSRFFDIETKYYTKELHKAAFVLPKFVSDLIK, encoded by the coding sequence ATGAGCGAACTTTGGTATACAGAGAAGCAAACGAAGAATTTTGGTATTACATTGAAGGTGAACAAAACCCTTCACACAGAACAAACAGATTTTCAGCATTTAGAAATGGTGGAAACAGAAGAGTTTGGCAATATGCTGTTTTTAGACGGTATGGTGATGACATCTGAGAAAGATGAGTTTGTATACCATGAAATGGTGGCACATGTTCCTCTTTTCACTCATCCAAACCCGGAAAATGTACTTGTCGTAGGCGGAGGAGACGGCGGTGTCATTCGTGAAATCCTGAAGCATCCAAGTGTGAAAAAAGCGACACTTGTTGATATTGATGGCAAAGTCATCGAATACTCGAAGAAATTCCTTCCTTCGATTGCTGGAAAATTAGATGATCCTCGTGTAGATGTCAAAGTCGGAGACGGCTTTATGCACATTGCCGAAGCTGACAATGAGTATGATGTCATCATGGTGGATTCAACTGAACCAGTAGGCCCAGCTGTGAACCTGTTTTCTAAAGGATTTTACGCAGGCATTTCAAAAGCACTTAAAGAAGACGGTATTTTCGTGGCACAAACGGACAACCCTTGGTTCACACCTGAGTTGATTACAAATGTTCAGCGTGATGTAAAAGAGATTTTCCCAATCACGAAGCTTTACACAGCAAATATTCCAACGTATCCAAGTGGTCTTTGGACATTTACTATCGGTTCTAAAAAATATGATCCACTTGCTGTTGAAGACAGCCGTTTCTTTGATATTGAAACGAAATATTACACAAAAGAATTGCACAAAGCGGCATTCGTTCTGCCGAAATTTGTGAGCGACTTAATCAAATAA
- a CDS encoding YwhD family protein translates to MEGKKKKPIGFNIIKKTDATDGHGGFGAGALSLDNISPVIIDVEEKEAVIDIGAMHARSAVEKGIKFLKSKEEVPNGKPYWLVWVTIDRREIGPYYAGVTACEMTVDRSIRRGYKSLPEHVNLMDKSMKRKIVVSHMDDISKKVLADFLKGHNEALWEASTDELKEGLAVPE, encoded by the coding sequence ATGGAAGGTAAAAAAAAGAAACCAATTGGTTTTAATATCATTAAAAAAACAGACGCAACCGACGGACACGGAGGATTTGGAGCGGGTGCACTCAGCCTAGATAACATTTCGCCAGTGATTATTGACGTAGAGGAAAAGGAAGCTGTCATTGATATTGGTGCGATGCATGCAAGAAGTGCCGTGGAAAAAGGAATTAAATTCTTGAAAAGCAAAGAAGAGGTACCGAACGGAAAGCCGTATTGGCTCGTATGGGTGACCATTGACCGCAGAGAAATAGGCCCTTATTATGCGGGTGTGACGGCTTGTGAAATGACCGTCGACCGTTCAATCCGCCGCGGGTATAAATCGCTTCCAGAGCATGTGAATTTAATGGATAAATCGATGAAGCGAAAAATTGTTGTCAGTCATATGGATGACATATCGAAAAAGGTGCTTGCGGACTTCTTGAAGGGTCATAATGAAGCACTATGGGAAGCATCCACAGATGAATTAAAAGAAGGATTGGCTGTCCCTGAATAA
- the argS gene encoding arginine--tRNA ligase, with the protein MNIAEQVKDALKEEIIAAVVKAGLADESQVSDVLLEVPKDKTHGDYSTNMAMQLARIAKKAPRQIAEDIVNAFDKGKASIEKMDIAGPGFINFYMNNQYLTKLIPAVLEAKEAYGETNTGGGQKVQVEFVSANPTGDLHLGHARGAAVGDSLCNILDKAGFDVSREYYINDAGNQINNLALSVEVRYFEALGLEKEMPEDGYRGEDIKGIGQKLADEFGDRFVHEAEEERMKFFREYGLKYELEKLRVDLENFRVPFDVWYSETSLYENGKIEPALQTLREKGYVFEEDGATWLRSTDFGDDKDRVLIKNDGSFTYLLPDIAYHKDKLDRGFDQLINIWGADHHGYIPRMKAAIQALGYPAGKLEVEIIQLVHLYKNGEKMKMSKRTGKAVTMRDLIEEVGLDATRYFFAMRSAATHMDFDLDLAISTSNENPVYYAQYAHARICSMLRQGEEKGYEPNLEKADFSHIQSEKEYDLLKIIGSFPEVVAEAAEKRIPHRVTNYIYDLASAFHSFYNAEKVIDVENETKTTARLSLMKATQITLANALKLIGVSAPEKM; encoded by the coding sequence ATGAATATCGCAGAACAGGTCAAAGATGCGTTAAAAGAAGAAATTATTGCGGCAGTCGTCAAAGCAGGACTTGCTGATGAAAGCCAGGTATCAGATGTCCTTTTAGAAGTGCCGAAAGACAAAACTCACGGTGATTATTCCACCAACATGGCAATGCAGCTTGCCCGCATTGCGAAAAAAGCACCTCGTCAAATCGCAGAGGACATTGTCAATGCGTTTGATAAAGGGAAAGCTTCTATTGAAAAAATGGATATCGCAGGTCCAGGTTTCATTAACTTTTATATGAACAATCAGTATTTAACAAAGCTCATCCCAGCTGTCCTTGAAGCAAAAGAGGCTTATGGTGAAACGAATACAGGCGGCGGCCAAAAGGTGCAAGTCGAATTCGTCTCAGCCAACCCAACAGGTGACCTTCACCTTGGACATGCCCGCGGAGCAGCTGTAGGTGATTCTCTTTGCAACATCCTTGATAAAGCAGGGTTCGACGTGAGCCGTGAATACTATATCAACGATGCAGGCAATCAGATCAATAACCTCGCTTTATCTGTAGAAGTACGTTACTTTGAGGCGCTCGGTCTTGAAAAAGAGATGCCTGAAGACGGCTATAGAGGAGAAGACATCAAAGGCATCGGGCAAAAGCTTGCGGATGAATTTGGTGACCGTTTCGTGCATGAGGCGGAAGAAGAGCGCATGAAGTTCTTCCGTGAATACGGATTGAAATACGAATTAGAGAAATTACGTGTAGACCTTGAGAATTTCCGTGTGCCATTTGATGTATGGTATTCAGAAACTTCTTTATATGAAAACGGAAAAATCGAACCAGCACTACAAACCCTTCGTGAAAAAGGCTATGTATTTGAAGAAGACGGCGCAACGTGGCTGCGTTCAACTGATTTTGGCGACGACAAGGACCGCGTGCTGATTAAAAATGACGGCAGCTTCACTTACTTGCTTCCAGATATCGCATATCATAAAGATAAGCTAGACAGAGGCTTTGATCAACTCATTAACATTTGGGGAGCGGACCATCATGGCTATATCCCTCGAATGAAGGCGGCGATCCAAGCACTTGGATATCCTGCTGGCAAGCTTGAAGTAGAAATCATTCAGCTCGTTCATCTTTACAAAAACGGTGAAAAGATGAAAATGAGTAAGCGTACAGGAAAAGCCGTCACCATGCGTGACCTGATTGAAGAAGTAGGCTTAGATGCCACGCGTTATTTCTTTGCGATGAGAAGTGCGGCGACACATATGGACTTTGACCTAGACCTAGCGATTTCTACGTCTAACGAAAACCCTGTGTACTACGCACAATATGCCCATGCAAGAATTTGCAGCATGCTGCGTCAAGGTGAAGAAAAAGGCTACGAGCCAAACCTTGAAAAAGCAGATTTCTCTCACATTCAATCGGAAAAAGAATACGATCTTCTCAAAATCATTGGCAGCTTCCCAGAAGTTGTAGCAGAAGCAGCTGAAAAGCGTATTCCGCACCGTGTGACGAACTATATTTATGACCTTGCATCAGCCTTTCACAGCTTCTACAATGCCGAAAAGGTCATTGATGTAGAAAACGAAACAAAAACAACAGCACGTCTATCGCTCATGAAAGCGACACAAATTACGCTGGCGAATGCATTAAAACTAATTGGTGTATCGGCACCGGAAAAGATGTAA
- the cls gene encoding cardiolipin synthase, which translates to MKKRRLEFLFLYFMIFGAYVVFWWPVPAWSVQLYAAVYIAIILFSIISLMLENRTSQHTLLWIYVLIFFPIIGYMFYLFSGQLYVKGHLFKSKRMYNREKLRRISELESKPDESRLTDNQRTFFHYTEKATGMHVNTNSDMDILKNGEETFPRIFEELKKAKSFIHIEYYMFKSDFLGHRMMEILIEKVKEGVEVRFIYDAAGSIRFSRKDIKRLKQAGVKVAPFLPLKYGFFNQKFNFRNHRKIVIIDGETGFVGGLNVGKEYVGRDENIGFWRDTHTMLKGEAVQTLHSVFMLDWEYVSDEVLIDDPKYHTPHPVTGEDVIQVVPTGPDMKESMSDLYDALISNAKQFVWIATPYFVPNESIRTALKIAATRGVDVRVMVPEINDGFLTQYATRSYFSELLKEGIKVYHYQKGFMHQKVMIADGELASVGTANVDMRSFQLNFEVNVFTAAKKPIEQLMAHYEEDMKECEQMGPVHFYKRGLKERLKESFARLFSGVL; encoded by the coding sequence GTGAAAAAGAGGAGACTCGAATTTTTATTTTTATATTTTATGATATTTGGGGCATATGTGGTGTTTTGGTGGCCAGTGCCAGCGTGGAGCGTTCAGCTGTATGCAGCAGTTTATATCGCCATTATTTTATTTAGCATCATCTCACTCATGCTAGAGAACCGGACATCACAACACACACTTTTATGGATATACGTGCTGATCTTTTTCCCGATCATTGGCTATATGTTTTATCTGTTCTCGGGACAGCTCTATGTGAAAGGTCATTTATTCAAATCAAAGAGAATGTACAACCGTGAAAAATTGCGCAGAATATCGGAGCTTGAGAGCAAGCCGGATGAATCGCGTCTAACCGATAATCAGCGGACTTTTTTTCATTACACAGAAAAGGCAACAGGCATGCATGTGAACACAAATAGTGATATGGATATTTTAAAGAATGGGGAGGAGACATTTCCCCGTATTTTTGAAGAACTAAAAAAGGCAAAATCGTTCATTCATATTGAATATTACATGTTCAAATCAGATTTTCTTGGGCATCGGATGATGGAGATTCTGATAGAAAAAGTGAAAGAAGGAGTAGAGGTTCGCTTCATCTATGATGCGGCAGGTAGCATTCGCTTCTCACGAAAAGATATTAAACGATTGAAGCAGGCAGGGGTCAAGGTCGCTCCTTTTCTGCCTTTAAAATATGGATTCTTTAATCAAAAATTCAATTTCCGAAATCACCGGAAAATCGTGATTATTGATGGAGAAACAGGATTTGTCGGCGGGTTAAATGTCGGAAAAGAATATGTTGGACGGGATGAAAACATTGGTTTTTGGCGTGATACGCATACGATGTTAAAGGGCGAGGCTGTTCAAACCCTTCATTCTGTTTTTATGCTCGACTGGGAGTATGTATCAGATGAAGTATTAATTGATGATCCGAAGTATCATACACCGCATCCTGTAACAGGCGAGGATGTGATTCAGGTTGTCCCGACCGGCCCCGATATGAAAGAAAGTATGAGTGATTTATATGATGCACTCATCTCAAATGCGAAACAATTTGTCTGGATTGCGACACCTTATTTTGTCCCAAATGAATCCATTCGTACAGCATTGAAAATTGCTGCTACAAGAGGAGTGGATGTCCGGGTGATGGTACCGGAGATCAATGATGGCTTCCTCACACAATACGCCACACGCTCCTATTTTTCTGAGCTCCTAAAAGAGGGCATCAAGGTGTATCACTATCAAAAGGGCTTCATGCATCAAAAAGTGATGATCGCAGATGGAGAGCTTGCCTCGGTCGGCACTGCAAATGTGGATATGAGGAGCTTTCAGCTCAATTTTGAGGTGAATGTCTTTACAGCTGCGAAAAAGCCAATTGAGCAACTGATGGCACACTATGAGGAAGACATGAAGGAATGTGAGCAGATGGGACCAGTTCATTTTTATAAAAGAGGCTTAAAGGAGCGATTAAAGGAATCATTTGCCCGATTGTTTTCTGGCGTGTTATGA
- a CDS encoding ABC transporter ATP-binding protein, with amino-acid sequence MLKRFFAYYRPYRGLFFLDFFCAVAVGLMELGFPLIVNYFIDTLLPTGNWTVIGWTALALFVIYALSSVMQFIVSYWGHMLGINIETDMRKKLFDHFQRLSFKFFDNNKTGKLMSRMTNDLMYIGEVAHHGPEDLFIAIMTILGAFAVMLMINWQLAILTFLIMPVIIWLALHFNKKMTKAITQLNNDIGDFHARVENNIGGIRLVQAFANEHFEKKRFAENNNRFRKAKLLSYKIMSVNGSISYILTRLVTLFVLLAGTWFVLQGQLTAGGFIAFVLITNVLFRPIDKINTVIEMYPKGIAGFKSYVDLLETEPDVKDTEGARDVYGLKGEIEYRNVTFGYDEHSHVLKNIDLKIKQGETVAFVGPSGAGKSTICSLLPRFYDVDEGEVTIDGVSTKSMTLTSLRQQIGIVQQDVFLFSGTIRENIAYGNLEASEAEVWEAVRRAHLEELVQRFPEGLNTVIGERGVKLSGGQKQRLSIARMFLKNPSILILDEATSALDTETEKAIQDALSELAVGRTTLVIAHRLATIKHADRIIVVTEEGIEEQGRHQDLIQMGGVYSRLHEAQFGID; translated from the coding sequence ATGCTAAAACGCTTTTTTGCCTATTACAGGCCCTATCGAGGTCTTTTCTTTTTAGATTTCTTTTGCGCTGTGGCAGTTGGACTCATGGAACTGGGTTTCCCTCTTATCGTGAACTACTTCATTGATACATTATTGCCAACAGGAAACTGGACAGTCATTGGCTGGACCGCGCTTGCACTGTTTGTCATTTATGCCCTCAGCTCGGTTATGCAATTTATTGTGTCGTATTGGGGACATATGCTTGGCATCAATATTGAAACAGATATGAGGAAGAAGCTGTTTGATCACTTCCAGCGCCTATCCTTTAAATTCTTTGACAACAACAAAACGGGTAAACTCATGTCACGGATGACAAACGATCTCATGTACATTGGAGAGGTGGCGCATCATGGTCCTGAAGATTTGTTTATAGCGATTATGACAATCCTTGGTGCCTTTGCCGTCATGCTGATGATTAACTGGCAGCTGGCTATTTTAACCTTCTTGATTATGCCAGTCATCATTTGGCTCGCCCTTCATTTTAATAAGAAGATGACGAAGGCGATTACACAGCTTAACAATGACATTGGAGACTTCCATGCAAGGGTTGAAAATAATATCGGCGGCATTCGTCTTGTTCAAGCCTTTGCCAATGAACATTTTGAGAAAAAGCGTTTTGCGGAAAACAACAACCGCTTTCGGAAAGCGAAGCTTCTTTCCTATAAAATTATGTCGGTCAACGGATCGATCAGCTATATTCTCACAAGACTTGTGACATTATTTGTCCTTCTGGCAGGTACATGGTTTGTTCTTCAGGGGCAATTAACGGCAGGTGGATTTATCGCGTTTGTTCTGATCACTAACGTATTATTTAGACCGATTGATAAAATCAACACGGTCATTGAAATGTATCCAAAAGGCATTGCAGGCTTTAAAAGCTATGTCGACTTACTTGAAACAGAGCCAGATGTGAAGGATACAGAGGGAGCACGTGATGTTTACGGATTGAAAGGTGAGATTGAATATCGAAACGTAACATTTGGCTACGATGAACACAGTCATGTGTTAAAGAATATCGATTTGAAGATCAAACAAGGAGAAACGGTTGCGTTTGTCGGGCCTTCAGGCGCGGGTAAATCGACGATTTGCAGTCTGCTGCCTCGTTTTTATGATGTGGATGAAGGAGAGGTCACGATAGACGGTGTAAGTACAAAATCGATGACACTGACTTCTTTAAGGCAGCAGATCGGTATTGTGCAGCAGGATGTCTTTTTATTCTCAGGCACCATTCGTGAAAACATTGCGTACGGCAACCTAGAAGCCAGCGAGGCAGAGGTTTGGGAGGCTGTCAGGCGTGCGCATTTAGAGGAACTTGTCCAGCGTTTCCCAGAAGGATTGAATACGGTGATAGGTGAGCGCGGCGTCAAACTATCAGGCGGTCAAAAGCAGCGCTTGTCAATTGCACGGATGTTCCTGAAAAATCCGTCCATACTTATTCTAGATGAAGCCACATCAGCACTGGATACAGAAACAGAAAAAGCCATACAGGACGCGCTTAGTGAACTGGCTGTCGGCAGGACAACACTCGTCATCGCCCACCGTCTTGCAACAATTAAACACGCCGACCGTATCATTGTCGTGACAGAGGAAGGCATTGAAGAACAAGGCCGCCACCAAGATTTAATTCAAATGGGCGGCGTATACAGCAGACTGCACGAAGCGCAGTTTGGTATTGATTGA
- the speB gene encoding agmatinase: MRFDEAYSGKVFIGSHPTWEDAKVILYGMPMDWTVSYRPGSRFGPNRIREVSIGLEEYSPYLDRELHEVPFFDAGDIPLPFGNAQKSLDLIEEYVDSILEKGKFPLGMGGEHLVSWPVFRAMHKKYPDLAIIHMDAHTDLREEYEGEPLSHSTPIRKVAGLIGPENVFSFGIRSGMKEEFEWAKEAGMHISTFEVLEPLKKVLPKLKGRPVYVTIDIDVLDPAHAPGTGTVDAGGITSKELLASIHAIAGSDVQVVGADLVEVAPVYDHSDQTANTASKLLREMLLGFVK; this comes from the coding sequence ATGAGATTCGACGAGGCTTATTCAGGAAAAGTGTTTATTGGAAGTCATCCGACATGGGAAGATGCAAAGGTCATTTTATACGGGATGCCGATGGATTGGACCGTTAGTTACCGGCCCGGCTCACGTTTTGGCCCGAATCGAATTCGTGAGGTTTCAATTGGCTTAGAGGAGTACAGCCCTTATTTAGATCGTGAGCTGCACGAGGTACCATTCTTTGATGCCGGTGACATTCCACTTCCTTTTGGAAATGCACAGAAAAGCTTAGACTTAATTGAAGAGTATGTCGACAGCATTTTAGAAAAAGGGAAGTTTCCATTAGGAATGGGAGGCGAGCATCTTGTGTCTTGGCCTGTTTTCCGCGCGATGCATAAGAAATATCCTGATTTGGCGATTATCCATATGGACGCACATACGGATCTTCGTGAGGAATACGAGGGTGAGCCGCTGTCTCATTCAACACCAATTCGTAAAGTGGCAGGACTCATTGGACCTGAAAATGTATTCTCTTTTGGGATTCGTTCTGGGATGAAGGAAGAATTTGAATGGGCAAAAGAAGCGGGCATGCACATTTCTACATTTGAAGTGCTGGAGCCGTTGAAGAAAGTATTGCCAAAGCTGAAAGGGCGACCAGTTTATGTCACAATCGACATTGATGTACTCGACCCGGCTCATGCACCTGGTACAGGCACGGTGGATGCTGGCGGTATTACATCAAAAGAGCTGCTTGCTTCCATTCATGCGATTGCAGGTTCTGATGTGCAAGTAGTTGGTGCAGACCTTGTAGAGGTAGCACCTGTATACGATCATTCCGACCAAACTGCGAATACAGCTAGTAAGCTTTTACGTGAAATGCTGCTTGGGTTTGTGAAATAA
- a CDS encoding S66 family peptidase, whose protein sequence is MYTPAPLKKGSHIRVIAPSRSASILSEEGVAQAKKRLETLGFTVSFGQHVFECDIHSSSSIEHRLSDLHDAFIDKKVDGILTAIGGFNSNELLPYIDYDLIRQHPKVLCGYSDITALATAITAKCDMVTYSGPHFSSFQMEQGQEEQTAMFQACLMNGGEPFEVIPSTKWSDDAWYLDQANREFHPTKWGIYQEGTAEGILYGGNLCTLNLLQGTPFMPRIKDAILFVEDDELVFPEMFARDLTSLLHHTESIKGLIIGRFQKKSKMTEEHLKFILDKHPMLQHIPVIYDVDIGHTQPVFTLPIGGSTELSCYGGQIQWRVHA, encoded by the coding sequence ATGTATACACCCGCCCCTTTAAAAAAGGGCAGCCATATTCGTGTGATTGCCCCAAGCCGAAGTGCCAGCATTTTATCAGAAGAAGGAGTTGCTCAAGCAAAGAAGCGTTTAGAGACTTTAGGTTTCACTGTCTCTTTTGGACAACACGTGTTTGAATGTGATATTCATTCCTCATCTTCTATTGAACACCGCTTGTCTGATCTCCATGATGCGTTCATAGATAAGAAAGTCGACGGTATCTTGACTGCCATTGGAGGCTTCAATTCCAATGAGCTCCTGCCTTACATTGATTACGACTTGATCCGTCAGCACCCTAAAGTTCTTTGTGGATACAGTGATATTACTGCACTCGCAACCGCCATTACCGCCAAATGCGATATGGTGACATACTCAGGCCCTCATTTTTCCAGTTTCCAAATGGAACAGGGACAAGAGGAGCAAACCGCTATGTTTCAAGCCTGCTTGATGAACGGCGGTGAGCCATTTGAGGTGATTCCATCGACAAAATGGAGCGATGACGCATGGTACCTTGACCAAGCGAACAGGGAGTTTCACCCGACGAAATGGGGAATATATCAGGAAGGAACAGCTGAAGGCATCTTGTATGGCGGGAACCTTTGCACACTGAACTTATTGCAAGGGACACCCTTTATGCCTCGCATCAAGGATGCCATCTTATTTGTGGAGGATGATGAGTTGGTCTTCCCTGAAATGTTCGCCAGAGACCTCACCTCCCTCTTGCATCACACAGAATCTATCAAAGGGTTGATCATCGGACGATTTCAGAAAAAATCCAAGATGACAGAGGAACATTTAAAGTTCATTTTAGATAAACACCCAATGCTTCAACACATTCCAGTGATTTACGATGTCGATATCGGACATACACAGCCGGTCTTCACCTTGCCGATTGGCGGGAGTACCGAACTATCCTGCTACGGCGGACAAATCCAATGGCGTGTTCACGCATAA
- a CDS encoding transglycosylase domain-containing protein, with product MDTIMSNKKIRMTVKTIRACFFIGLLAFLFAGTVFLTILLIAKWQGAPSVQVPQSTTIYAADGSKLGESSFGEKRYWVPLKDMSPHISQAAVAVEDKTFYEHHGFDIKRMAGAAVADIRAMAKVQGASTITQQYARNLYLDHDKTWKRKWNEAFYTIRLEQNYTKDEILEGYLNTIYYGHGAYGVEAASRLYFGKKAKNLTLAESALLAGIPKGPSLYSPYVNEEKASARKNMILRQMQEDGMITKEAADEAEKEKLSYRPLQQKQLQAKQAPYFYDDVIRELKQSLGLTEEQIETYGLHIQTTLNPELQKIAEKTLKSTMNSASDIQIGFTAIHPQTGHVLALIGGRDYEKSPFNRVTQAKRQPGSTMKPLLYYIALQNGFTPATVMRSEETVFELGDQGSGAAYSPSNYHGYYANDGITMLQALALSDNIYAVKTHLFLGMEQLVTAGKTFGINEKLDQVPSLALGTSPVKPIEMTNAYAMLVNGGKQVKPTFITKVTDAKGNVLFEEKQKREQILDEKAAFVTTDMMSGMFNDQLNGYTSVTGRTIMKDLTRTYGGKSGTTGADSWMIGFSPQLVAGVWTGYDKGRTIDSVEETAYAKKIWASFMESALSNQPASSFMPPDGVKGVYINPKTGDLAGPGCESKVFTYFVEGTEPTGVCYGAAEKSSEQDPVQDQRPKKWWEKWLKR from the coding sequence ATGGACACAATCATGAGTAATAAAAAAATCCGCATGACCGTGAAAACGATTCGAGCCTGTTTTTTTATCGGCTTGCTCGCTTTTCTATTTGCAGGCACTGTCTTTTTGACGATTCTTTTAATAGCCAAATGGCAAGGCGCCCCTTCTGTTCAAGTTCCCCAATCTACGACGATTTATGCAGCAGATGGTTCAAAGCTTGGAGAATCCAGCTTTGGAGAAAAGAGATATTGGGTGCCATTAAAGGACATGTCCCCTCATATCAGTCAGGCGGCTGTAGCTGTGGAGGATAAAACCTTTTATGAACATCATGGCTTTGATATCAAACGGATGGCGGGTGCTGCAGTAGCTGATATTCGTGCCATGGCAAAGGTACAAGGCGCCAGCACGATCACCCAGCAATATGCACGAAATCTGTATTTAGATCATGATAAAACGTGGAAGCGGAAGTGGAATGAAGCCTTTTACACGATCCGTTTAGAGCAAAACTATACAAAAGATGAGATTTTAGAAGGATACTTGAACACCATATACTATGGTCACGGAGCATACGGGGTGGAAGCGGCGTCCCGCCTGTATTTCGGGAAAAAAGCGAAGAATTTGACCCTCGCCGAATCTGCCCTTCTTGCCGGTATCCCGAAGGGCCCTTCTCTCTATTCACCTTATGTGAATGAAGAGAAAGCCAGCGCTAGAAAGAATATGATTCTGAGACAAATGCAAGAGGACGGAATGATTACGAAAGAGGCAGCCGATGAAGCCGAGAAAGAAAAATTGTCCTACCGCCCTTTGCAGCAAAAACAGCTGCAAGCAAAGCAAGCCCCGTATTTTTATGATGATGTGATTCGAGAGCTGAAACAAAGCCTAGGGTTAACAGAGGAGCAGATTGAAACCTATGGACTTCATATCCAAACGACCCTAAATCCAGAATTACAGAAAATTGCCGAGAAGACGTTAAAAAGCACAATGAATTCAGCATCAGACATTCAAATCGGCTTTACCGCTATCCATCCCCAAACAGGGCATGTACTCGCCCTCATCGGGGGAAGAGATTATGAGAAAAGCCCATTCAATCGGGTCACACAAGCGAAAAGACAGCCCGGCTCAACCATGAAGCCTCTTCTCTATTACATTGCCTTGCAAAATGGGTTCACACCAGCAACCGTCATGCGCAGTGAAGAAACGGTTTTTGAGCTCGGTGATCAAGGAAGCGGTGCTGCTTATTCACCAAGCAATTATCATGGCTATTACGCCAATGACGGTATTACGATGCTTCAAGCCCTGGCGCTGTCTGATAACATTTATGCCGTGAAAACCCATCTATTTTTAGGAATGGAGCAGCTTGTAACAGCCGGCAAGACATTTGGTATCAACGAGAAACTAGACCAAGTGCCATCACTTGCCCTAGGCACGTCTCCTGTCAAACCAATTGAAATGACCAACGCTTACGCCATGCTTGTCAATGGCGGAAAACAAGTCAAACCAACCTTTATTACGAAAGTAACGGATGCAAAAGGCAACGTGCTATTTGAAGAAAAACAAAAACGAGAGCAAATTTTAGATGAAAAAGCAGCGTTTGTCACCACTGACATGATGTCAGGAATGTTCAATGATCAATTAAACGGCTATACGAGCGTCACTGGCCGCACCATTATGAAGGATCTCACGCGAACATACGGAGGAAAATCAGGGACGACAGGAGCCGACAGCTGGATGATTGGCTTCTCTCCCCAGCTTGTCGCAGGTGTGTGGACGGGCTATGATAAAGGGCGCACCATTGACTCCGTCGAAGAAACAGCTTATGCAAAAAAGATATGGGCATCCTTTATGGAATCAGCCCTATCAAATCAGCCAGCCTCCTCCTTCATGCCGCCAGACGGTGTAAAAGGTGTGTATATCAATCCAAAAACCGGTGATCTTGCGGGTCCAGGATGCGAATCAAAGGTATTCACCTATTTTGTAGAAGGAACGGAGCCGACAGGTGTCTGCTACGGCGCTGCGGAGAAATCATCTGAACAAGATCCGGTTCAAGACCAAAGGCCAAAGAAATGGTGGGAAAAGTGGCTGAAACGTTAA
- a CDS encoding DUF1934 domain-containing protein — translation MTQNQISIHVKSVMKPETEPAETIEFRTTGTYQEKNDKTYLTYHEEHEMGQVKTVVKMSEKEIFVMRSGAIQMKQRFLIGETTVTHYTMPFGTLQLDVHTHGIDLDVDKGLLHITYDMLTGEGQKHLHTLSISYKEDLRS, via the coding sequence ATGACACAAAACCAAATTTCAATTCATGTAAAGTCAGTGATGAAACCAGAGACGGAGCCGGCAGAAACGATCGAATTCCGCACAACTGGAACGTATCAAGAAAAGAATGACAAAACGTATCTCACTTACCATGAAGAACATGAAATGGGTCAAGTAAAAACCGTTGTGAAAATGAGTGAAAAAGAAATATTTGTCATGAGATCAGGGGCTATTCAAATGAAGCAGCGCTTTCTCATTGGAGAAACGACCGTTACACATTACACGATGCCATTCGGTACACTACAGCTTGATGTACACACACATGGCATTGATCTCGATGTGGACAAGGGACTGCTACACATTACGTACGATATGCTGACAGGGGAAGGTCAAAAGCATTTACATACATTATCGATTTCGTATAAGGAGGATTTACGTTCATGA